The Polyangium aurulentum genomic interval CATCCTCGAATTCCGTTCGCGAGTGCAACATCCGCCAGTTGTCGAAATGGAGCAGGTCGTTTCGTTGGTATTTGATGGTGATGTGCTCCGCGTCGAAGACCTGCTTCGTGCGGTTCAGGAACGAGGCGACCGGCTCGACGGCCCCGGGGAGGAGGAGGATGTTGTTGTACGAGAATCGCAAGAGGGTGATCCCGTCGATGGTCTCCAGGATCGGATGCGACGAGCGTTGACCCAGCCCGCGACGTCGCAGGCCCTCGCTCGCTTGCCAATCGAACGGCTGTGTCTCGAGGTAATTTCGCTCCTCCACGCGCAGGGCCTCGATCAAAGGGTAGGCATCGAGGAGGGTCGTTTCGCCGCCTCCCCCCACCGGCGGGACGATACACCACAGCGCAAGATACCTGGGCGGAAGCCCGTCGAACTCGTACCCCTCGGTATGCGGCATGAGCGCCCGCCGGTTCGCTCCGTAGTAAACATCGTCCATGCCGGGCTCGGCAATGATGTCGTCGATCAGCTTGCCGGAGGGACCCGGGTAGAAGTCGCCAAAGCCCGCCAGGAATCGCGAATGCTCGAAGCCGTCCGGGACCTCTGTGACATGGACGTAGCCATTCTTCTCGAGGAGTGCCGTGTAAGCCGAGCGGAGCGCCACGTCGCACTCCGGATGACTGCCGTAATCAGCAAAGGATAGTGCGCTGATGTAAGTGCATTGCATCATGTGTCCTCTTTGCTAACGTCGACCTCCCGGCACCAATTCTTCGTGCTCGCGCTACGAGTTCGCGGATGGCTCCATGTCGAATACGACCGTCTCCAGGATGCGGGAGACGGTTGCATCGAGCTCACGCTTCGTCGGAGCATGGGCGGCGAAGTAGCCGATGCGATGCCATCCGTCCCGGCAGACAGGCACCTCGTCGCCTTGCGCTATCTTGATACGACGCAAGAAGACCGCGGGATCTGCTTCGAGCGCATCGGCCCCGTGGATTGCCTTCAACTTCCCGCTAGGGGGGTGAAACCAGCGCACCGATGCGATCGAGCGCTCAGGACCCGGGAGGAGCGGATCCAGCCCGGCCAAGTTGCGCACCTGTGCCCTGTACATGTTGAAACCGCCATAGGCTTTTTCTGCGAGCTCAGGGGTGAATGCCCCAGGCACACGCGCAGCGCTCTCGATGAGGTACGGATGTGAATCGCACACCTTCCATTCGGAATGGATCATTCCGTTCTCGACCTCGAGGCTCGCGACCAGGCTGTGCGACGCTGCCACCGCGGCCTCGTATTCGTGCGAAGGTATGGGCGCCGGAACGGTGACCGAGAGGATGGGAAAGTAAGGCCCGCCTGCCGTCAGCATCAGGCAGACATTGTCGAAGACGACCTTCCGGTCCCGGACGAGCGTTTCCACGGATACCTGATACCCAGGAACGAACTCCTCGACCATGAGCTCCACGGCGCGAGGTCGATCCGCCACCGTACGTGATTCATTGGCGGTGACGCACTCTTGCCAGGCGTCGGCGATGTGCGCCGCATCGTCCACGCGGATGACGCCCACGGACGCGTGTCTGTTCGAAGGTTTGAGGATGATCGGTGTTCCGCGATGGAAGCGTGCGACATCATCCACGCTCGAGACCCTCGCCCACCGAGGCTGGCGAATGGATGTGGAAGAGAGCATCTCGCGCAGCACGAGTTTGTCGGTGCAGGCCTCGAGCGCCCTTCGTCCAGGCGATCGCAGCCCAAAGGTCTCGGCAAGCACCCCCGACGCGTGGACGCCGTATTCCCACGCAGGCGCAACCGCATCGAAGCCGATCTCACGGTGCCACTGCAGTGCGGCCGCCCTGAAATCGTCGCTCTGTTGATACTTCGTCAGCAGGATGCCAGCGGGCTTGTAGCTCTCGTAGGCGGCCGAGTTTTTCTTGTAGAGCGCCTCTTCCTCCAGGACGTAGAGCTCGAGGTCCCGGTCGTTCCGGAACATGCTCGCATAGCCGTCATGCATGCCAACCATGAGGATCTTTTTCACAACGCAGCCTGCTTTCAGGTAGATGTGTTGATCTCGAACAGAACCTCGTCTCGCAGGCACACCCACTTCCATTGCCTCGAGCAGTAGTAAATCTCGCGGAAGCGGACCTGCACCGCCTCGACGGGGCCCTCGGTCACGCGATACCTCGGGAGGTTGCCCCAGTAGTACAGATGGCCTCCCGGCGCCTTCAGCCACCCGAGAGGACGTGGCAGCGGGCTCTTGTCCGTGCCTGCGTTGAGCCGTGCGAACAGCCGTTCGAGGTACGCTGTATGGTTCTTCTCGAACTCGGGTTTCCAATAGCAGCGACCATATTGTTTCTTGATGTCTTGCAGGTCCTCGCCATCGATGTCGAGATGAAGAATGCGGTCCCTCAAGGCAGAATCCTCGACGCCGCCCAGCGGAAACGTGACGAACGGCTCCGTGGTCAAAGCATTCCCAAGGGCTCTTCCGTACTCTCGGTCGAAAGGGCTCATGAAGTCGTTGTAGATCCCGAACGACTTGCCGTTACGCGTGCTCGCCGTCCAGTAGACGCGCGCCGTGAGGGGCGTGTCCCACCATCCCAGGTCCGTCGGACGCCAAACCCAACGTTTCAGCACCGCGATCAGGATGAACAGGCTGATGAGCCACGGCGCGAAGCCAAATGCATTGGCCCCGACCGCAGGCGGCAGACGGAAGACGACCACCGCGAGCGCAGCGCCGACGACGATGTTCTCCAGGAACAAGAGCCCCGATGCCACAGCGACCACCGAATTGAAGAAGGCAGCGCTGACAATCGCAACCAGCAGCGTCCAGCGATGCGCGTAGGCCACGAGGCCCAACCCCTCGATGACGAGCGTCGCGACGTTGAGCCAGACCGCAACGGGGGCGATCCACCGGATGACCTTGGTCGCCGTCTTCTCCGGCACGAAGCGACCCCATCCCCAGGCATATGCGGACGCAGCCAAAAGCTCCGTGCGATTCTCCGTGGCCCAGGACCACGGCTTGGCGCCCAGGCAGAGCTTGCTCTTGAGCGCAAACACGTAATGCGAGAGGTAAACAGTGCCCAGCACGATGAGCAGACCGGCAGCGCTGACCTCCGGAGCGTGCGATCCCACCAGAATGTCGTATGTGCCAGCCGCGAGGGACCATGCGAACGAGGCTTTGACGATTCGCACGCATGCCATCGAGTGATGAGTCCATCCCCCGAGCCGTCCACAGATGGTGATGACCGCCGCCAGTGCGAGCGGCGGGTATGCCAAAGCAACTGCGCCGATGATGGCGGCAGCGATTCGATCCAGCCTTTGCCAGCCCAGCTCGTGGGCAGCATCGTAGTCGTGCGTGAGGTGCTTCCAGAGCACGATCGCAAGTGCCGTTGCTGGCACCCAGACGAGGTTTCCGTGCGGAGCGAGGCCGATTGCCACCGCGGTCGCCGTCATCGCCATTGCCAGCAGGCAAACC includes:
- a CDS encoding TauD/TfdA family dioxygenase, with the protein product MQCTYISALSFADYGSHPECDVALRSAYTALLEKNGYVHVTEVPDGFEHSRFLAGFGDFYPGPSGKLIDDIIAEPGMDDVYYGANRRALMPHTEGYEFDGLPPRYLALWCIVPPVGGGGETTLLDAYPLIEALRVEERNYLETQPFDWQASEGLRRRGLGQRSSHPILETIDGITLLRFSYNNILLLPGAVEPVASFLNRTKQVFDAEHITIKYQRNDLLHFDNWRMLHSRTEFEDAARHLKRVQIRYRG
- a CDS encoding ATP-grasp domain-containing protein gives rise to the protein MKKILMVGMHDGYASMFRNDRDLELYVLEEEALYKKNSAAYESYKPAGILLTKYQQSDDFRAAALQWHREIGFDAVAPAWEYGVHASGVLAETFGLRSPGRRALEACTDKLVLREMLSSTSIRQPRWARVSSVDDVARFHRGTPIILKPSNRHASVGVIRVDDAAHIADAWQECVTANESRTVADRPRAVELMVEEFVPGYQVSVETLVRDRKVVFDNVCLMLTAGGPYFPILSVTVPAPIPSHEYEAAVAASHSLVASLEVENGMIHSEWKVCDSHPYLIESAARVPGAFTPELAEKAYGGFNMYRAQVRNLAGLDPLLPGPERSIASVRWFHPPSGKLKAIHGADALEADPAVFLRRIKIAQGDEVPVCRDGWHRIGYFAAHAPTKRELDATVSRILETVVFDMEPSANS